The genomic DNA GATGATTAATATAAGTACCGTTTAAACTGCCTAAATCTTTAATTTTTATTTCTGGAGGATTGATATCTAATAAACAATGATAGCGAGAAACACGCCGATAAAACTCATTAGGTATGGATAAATGACAATCGTTATTTCTACCAATGATAAAAGTAGTCTGCTGGTCAAATGTATACATTTTTCCTGAGAATTTACCTGTGGTAATGGTGAGTGTGATATTAGATTGCATTTTGGATAGCCGTCACGGGTATATGCTATATATCATATCTTACATGATTAGCTTATTGTTTCCGAGAGCCAATAAATAAACTTGGTAACATTAAAGTAAAAAATTAAATCCTCAACTTCTCTAGGAAATTGAGGATATCAGAAATAGCAAAAAATAAAGAATTACGCGAGATTAGCAATTAAAAATAATACAAACCTTCCTAAACTCAACAGAAATTAACGCACAGTTTCACGAGTCATTTCTGCATTGATAGGTTTAATCAGGTAAAGTTTGAGCATATACCAGACTATATTTTTAATCAATGGTATTTTTTGGAAGAACTTAGTAATTCCCGACTCATTACTGTTCTTGAGTTCAATTAATTTCTGGTTATTGATTGCACATTGTTCCAAATACCAGAAAAAATAGGGATGGTTTGTATTTAAGGTGACAGGAAACGCTCTAGATGCAGTTTTGTTGGTTTCTGTAACTACCTGAGTGTTGTATTTACGGGGATGAATTCCTAAAATTTCATAGAAATCTGACCGTTCAAAAACTGTCATAGTGTGGGTAACAAAGACAGTTAACAAGAAGAAACGTACCCATAAACGTGCTTTCCAATTATTCCATAATTGGGGTTGAGAACGTAACAAAGCCTTGAAAAAGTCCCCATGTCTATTTTCATCCTGACACCAGCTTTCAAACTTCCTAAATAAAGGATAAAACTGGAATTCTGGATTTTGTTCCATGTGACGAAATACTAAAATATAACGCCAATAACCTATTTTTTCCGATAGGTAAACTGTGTAAATTACCCATTCTGGTGGAAAGAAGGTATAGGTACGATTTTTAGTTAAGTAACTTAAATCAAGGGAAAGATTAAAATCCGCCATTGACTTATTTAAAAAACCCGCGTGACGAGCTTCATCCCGTGCTAAATAATCAAAAGCTTCTGATAACAAAGGGCTACTATTTTTAAGACGACGGGATAATTCTTTAAATAGTAGAAATCCAGAAAATTCGGAAGTACAAGAACGTTCTAAAAAGTCAATAAAAGCAAGGCGTTTTTCACCTTGGATGTGATCCCATGACTGTTTAAATTCATCATCACGGATAAAATGATGGCGGTTATAATCTGCTTTGAGTTCATCAACTATCGCTCTAATTTCTTCTTCATGAGCAGAAATATCCATTTTCGCCACAGCATCAAAGTCTGTGGTATAAAACCGGGGTGTTAATAATGTTTCTTGCACGGGTGCTTTAACACCAGGTTTTAGTAACTCAACTGGGGGAGTTTCCAAAGACTTGACCATAATCATCCTGTTGATATTTACTCTTGTAAAGACTATATAAGCATAATTAATGCTGAGTAGTCATCAGTTAAATTATTGAAAGTAAATTGTACTAAATTACCTGATTTAACTTTATTTCAACACAGCTTAAATACCTATATTACTTGAATATTTTATTTTTGAAGTCTAAAGAAATATGAATATCTTTATATTTCTAAGAAGATTGATAGTTAAATATTTTGTATGAGATAAAAATAGGCATGATCTGGATTAGCGGTGGTATTTGCTAGATAGATTACGCCAGCACCTCATAAACCTACAATAGCATTTTTTCAGGTTGACACCGACGGCAAACTGATAAACAAGTCGGTGAAATTCTCCACACTTTTCTCTTGAAAATGAAGGAAGTAACAATGAGTAACAATTTAGCTGTTAAACTGCGTTCTGGTACTCACCAAGCTCATACAGATGCAGAAAATGTTGGTTTTATGAAATGTTTTGTCCAAGGAGTTGTAGACAGAGAATGTTTTAGTAAATTCCTGAGTAATTTGTATTTTGTTTACAGCGAACTAGAAGCTGCAATTGAGAAGCATAAACAACATCCTGTCATTAGTATAATGTATTTTCCTGAACTAAATCGTCAAGCATCTTTGGAAAAAGATATAGAATTTTACAATGGTAATCTGTGGCGAAATTTCATTAAACCATCGCCAGCTACTAAAAATTATATTGCTCGCATTTGTGAACTATCAAATCATGAACCTGCGTTATTATTAGGTCATGCCTATACTCGCTACATGGGTGATCTTTCCGGAGGACAAATGCTACAAAAAGTTGCTCAGTCAGCTTTAAAACTATCTGGATATGAAGGAACTGAGTTTTATAACTTTGCCCAAATACCAGATAAGCAAGCATTTAAAAACAAGTATCGTCAAGCGTTAGATACTTTACCTGTTGATGATGCCACTGCTGATAAAATTGTAGCAGAAGCAAATAGTGCTTTCTATTTGAATATGGAAATAATCAAAGAATTAGAACCGATTTTAATTCAAGCTTTAGGTCGAGCTACATATAATGACCTAGTTTGATAGTAACAGTATTTGCATAACACCGGGTTTCTTGAAGTAATTCCTAGCTATTTAGTTTCCGTGTTTACAACGGGAACATACAAATATATTGGCATTTATCTACAAAAAAATTGCCAATCTTACAACACTACATTGGGAAAATATTCATAATTATTCCCAAAGTAAAATTGACAATTCTTACAACTACTAGGCAAAATTACAAGTAACTCGGAGGTTTTGATGGTTTTTCTATTACCTGGGGTAAAATTTGATTTTGATCTGATTCAAAAGTACGACACTCGCGCACCCAGATATACAAGTTATCCACCTGCTACAGAATTAACTGAAGCGTTCACAGCTAAAGATTTTGAGTTAGCGATCTGTAATTCTAATCAACGTCAAACACCTCTATCTTTATACTTCCACATTCCTTTTTGTCAAAGTGCTTGTTATTTCTGTGGTTGTAATACGGTGATTTCTAATAATAAGAATATTGCCAAGCCTTATTTACAAAATTTGGCACAGGAAATCAAAAATACCGCAGAACTAATAGATACAAGCCGTAATGTACTGCAAATTCATTGGGGTGGAGGAACACCGAATTATTTGGATCTGCATCAAGTTGAATTTTTGTGGAACAAGATTAACCGATACTTTACTATTGATCCACAAGCGGAAGTTTCGATTGAAATTAACCCCCGCTATATTAATAAAGAGTATATCCAATTTCTCAGGGATATTGGTTTTAATCGGATTAGTTTTGGTATCCAAGATTTTAATCCGATAGTACAGGAAGCAGTTAACAGAATTCAACCAGAAAAAATGCTGATTGATGCAATGGGTTGGATTAAAGATGCTAATTTTGACAGTGTAAATGTAGATTTAATTTATGGTTTACCCCATCAAAATCTGCATACTTTTCGGGAAACCGTACAAAAGACAATTGACCTAGATCCTGATAGAATTGTCGTGTTTAATTTTGCCTATGTACCTTGGATGAAACCTGTACAAAAAAGAATTGATCAAAATGCACTACCAGGAGCGCAGGAAAAGTTAGATATTCTGAAAATGACTATCGAGGAGTTAACAAATAACGAGTATTTGTTTATCGGGATGGATCATTTTGCCAAAACTAATAATGAATTAGCGATCGCTCAACAAAATGGAACTCTCAAACGCAATTTCCAAGGTTATACTACCCACGCAGAAACAGAACTGTTTGGTTTTGGTGCTACTTCTATTAGTATGCTAGAAGATGCTTATGCTCAAAACCATAAAGGTTTAAAGGAATATTATCAAGCAGTTACAGAAGGGATAATTCCTACCAGTAAAGGCTTTAAATTAAGCCAAGATGATATCATCAGACGGGATGTAATTATGTCTATTATGTCTCATTTTCAGCTACATAAATCAGATATCGAAAGTAAATATCATCTTGATTTTGATAGATATTTCTGTCAAGAATTAGCAGAATTAAAACCCCTAGAAGCTGATGGGTTGGTACATTTATTAGCTGACGAAATCCAAATCACAGATATTGGTAGATTGTTAGTGAGAAATATTGCTGTCACCTTTGATACTCATAGCAGAATGAGAGAAGCAAAATTCTCTCGCGCAATTTAATTAATCGTAATTGGTGATTGGTGATTGGTAATTAATCAGATACCCGATTTCTCTAAGAGTTCGGGTATATTTTTTAGGTAAAAAACATCTTTTGTGTCTCCCCAATATATCCTTTGATTTAACAAAATATATCATCAGATAGAAATAACTGTTTTGAATAGCCGATAAGTTTGATACATATCAAAATATAAAGGTAATCAAAAAAATGATTAATATTATTGCTTGGGTAATTTTAGGACTTTTAGCTGGTGCGATCGCTAAAGCTATTTACCCAGGTTCTCAAGGTGGGGGAATTTTATCAACAATGATTTTAGGTATTGTTGGTGCTTTTATTGGTGGTACTTTGTTTACACTCTTCCGCACTGGAACTTTACAATTTACAGCTGCAACTTTAAGTATTCCTGGTGTTTTAGTAGCAATAATTGGTTCTATAATTGCTATTTATTTATGGACTTTATTTCAACGCAGCAGTCGAGTTTAAAAGTATAAAAATTTTCGTAAGGATACAAAATGAAGAATTCAGGATATTTAAGAATCAGAATTGCCAATATTTTCTTTCTAAATCTCTCGATATCCTGACTTCTTTATATCCCAAATTTTTAGAACTCATTGATTGATTTTGCAATTACTCCCAGTTGTAAACTAGGGGAAAAACTTCCTTCTTCTTTAATCCTTTTAATTTCCGATTCTGTAACTCGTAAATTTAACTTTTGTGCTAAACATTTAACTGTATCACCCCTATCAATTATACCAGCCACAGCACCAGCGGGAGAAAGTACAGTAACTTGGTTTATTTGTTCATTTTCTAACTTACTAATCACCTCTGCTAAGGAAGTAGATTCAGTGACAGTGGGGATGGTATCCAGCGGATGAACTATTGTTTGTAAAGTTTTAGTTTCCCATTCACTTCTTTGAGTTGTTCGCAAATCATCAACTTTCACTAAACCCCGATAACGGCCATCAGATGCAGCAAAATAAACCTGATGAGAGGAAGTTTCTAATAAATATACATCTGCAAATTCTCTTAATGATTTTTCTGCATCAACTACCCGAAAATCACGACTCATTGCATCAGCAGCTACAAGTTTCAACAGGGTTTCTTGTAATGTGGTGACATTATCATAACTATTGGCGTTACGAATTGCAAACCAACCTAATAAAACAATCCACAAACCTGTGATTAATTCCTGGGTGAAGAAATCTATCACAAATCCTAAAGCGATCGCACTATAACCCAGAATTTTACCAGATTGTGCTGCCCAATGTACAGCTTGAAAGCGATCGCCTGTCACTTTCCACAGTGCTGCTTTTAACACCTGTCCCCCATCCAAAGGTAAACCAGGAATTAAGTTAAATAAAGCCACCACTAAGTTAATTCTTGCTAAATCCCTCACCATGAAATTCAATAAAGTATTTTCATTAATGAGATTAGATCCTAAAGTTAGCAAAAAGAACAATATAATACTTACCGCAGGCCCAGCAATTGCTACTTGAAAAGCTTTCCCTGGAGTTTTTGACTCTTCCTCAATAGCAGCAATACCACCAAAGAAAAATAAAGTAATAGAATTAACTTTAATCCCCTGGGATTGCGCTACTAAACTGTGTCCTAACTCATGTAACAGCACCGAAGTAAATAACAACAGTGCCATAATTAACCCAGCACTCCAAGCTACCAAATTTCCCCATTGTTGGTAAGCAAAACCAAAATTTAAAGTTGCTAACCCCACAATTAAAAACCATAAAGGATCTAAAAATAGTGGAATACCAAATAAAGATCCTATTTGCCAATTTTTATTATTTTGCATTATGTCTATTTATCTAGTTTCTATTATTATCCACCCTAAAACCCCAGTTTATGAATTACAACTAGCGCAGGTGCAATATTTGCCTATTTATAGGATAAACAATTTATTCAGATTAATGCAATCTATAAGATTACTACTTGACTTTTCAACAAAATACTGTAGTGTTTCTTAGAATGAGGTTTGTAACTCACAATCAACAAGATTGTTGTACGTTATGCTACTGCTAACAAACGCTTTGAATACTTTATTAATGCCATTAAAATATTTGTAACCATAACAAAACATAAAAAAACGGCAAGTATTTTAATACCTACCGCTCAAATATTACTCTAAATTGAAAAAGAGTATTAAAATGAACTTATAAGCGACCGATGTTAGTCAGTCCTAAAACAATACCAATACCAATTACATGACCGAAAGCCATTGCACCAATAAACCCTGCTACACTCACGGGAAGTATAGGCATTTGGGGTCCAACTTTGGGAGCTTTACTCGCTAAACTGAGTAAAAGTACCACAAAACTGCTGGCACTGATAATGATCCCCACTGTAGGACTCCACTCAGGTGTTGCAGGTACAGATGCTGCGGCTGCTAGTAAAATAGATGATAACAAAACGTCTTCTCCTACAATGAAAAATGAATGTAAGCCTACAAAATTATAGGATTACGTAGGACAAAGCAAAAGTTTTTCCGCCAAATTATTGTAAATTTGTAATTATTTTTAATTTCTCACACTAATTTGTCATACTTAAATGCGAGTAAAAATTTGCGGTATAATTCAACCACAACAGTCTCTAGCTATAGCTGCACTCGGTGCAACAGCATTAGGATTTATTTGTGTACCCACCTCACCACGCTACGTTACCATAGAGCAGATTCAGGCAGCGATCGCGCCACTATCTGATAAAATTGATAAAATAGGCGTTTTTGCAAACAGCGATATTACAGAAATCAGCCACATAGTAACTACTTCTGGATTAACTGCTATTCAATTACACGGAGATGAATCACCAGAATTTTGTACCCAACTCCGTCAAGCTTTACCCCAAGTCGAAATTATCAAAGCCTTGAGAGTTCGTAGTTTAGAACATTTACAAACAACTAATAACTATATTGATGTGGTAGATACATTACTACTTGATGCCTACCATCCCCAACAACTAGGAGGAACAGGAAAAACCCTAGACTGGCAAATGTTACAGGAATTTAAACCCCGCCTTCCTTGGTTTTTAGCCGGAGGACTCACACCAGACAATATCATAGATGCTCTGAGTAAACTACATCCCAATGGCATTGATTTATCCAGTGGTGTAGAAAATTCACCAGGAGATAAAAACTTGGATAAAGTCGCACTTTTATTTCAAAGGTTAAATACTTTCTAGTTTTAACCCGAATTTCTCAGACACATTTTAGCCAATTTACTAAATCTTCTATCGTCTCTAAATCAAAAATTTCCTCTCCTAAATTTTCAATTACTTCTATATCTAGACTGTATTTTGGCAGGATTTAATTTTAAGGTCACTAAAATAAAAAAAATGTGTAGGGTGCGTTAGCGACAGCGTAACGCACATAATCTTTCAATAATCGCTATCAGCAACACAAATACCCTTGCATTTTATGCCATTTGTTGCAGTCCGCTGACAATGAGGACATAAAACCTTTTCATCTTCCGTTTTTTGATTTATCTGTTCCTTGTCCTTTTCAGTCTCAAATTTTGAATTCATAAGCACTTAAAAATTCTGGCCTACTTAAATTTTAATAGTGCCAGATAGAAGATTTACAATTTCTCACCAAAAAATCCCCACATCCATCACCTCAAGATCACCACAAAATGTTAAATCTAATAACGTTGAGTAAACGGGAAGCAACGTGAAAGCACAAGTATTTAGAGGCGTAAATCAATTATCCTACGAAGAAATCCCAGTTCCTGAACTAGCAGCGGATGAAGTGCTAGTACAAGTGCAGGTAGTAGGTTTGTGTCAATCAGACATCAAAAAAATTCGTTATCCTCTGTATGAACCACCACGTATATTTGGACATGAAACCGCCGGAACTATAGCTGCTGTGGGTGCAAATGTCAAAGGATGGAAGGTAGGACAACGGATAGCAGTGATGCACCATATACCATGTATGCGTTGTGCTTATTGCTTAAATGATAATTTTTCCATGTGCGATGTTTACAAAAATATCTCCACTACCGCAGGTTTTAACGCCAGTGGTGGTGGTTTTGCTGAATATGTAAAAGTACCAGGTCATATTGTCCAAAATGGTGGTTTGATTCCTATTCCTGATGATATTAGTTTTGAAGAAGCCAGTTTTGTCGAACCAACCAACTGTTGTTTAAAAGCAGTCAAAAAAGCCCAAATTGCACCAGGACAAACAGTATTAGTGACTGGGGCTGGTCCAATAGGGTTAATGTTTATTATGTTAGTTAAGTATTTTGGTGCAAAAGCGATCGCCACTGATTTACTTCCTTCCCGAATTGAAAAAGCCTTAGATGTGGGAGCAGAAGCGGCTTTTGATGCACGAGATCCTGATTTACCAGCCAAAATTCAAGCCTTAACTGGGGGTTTAGGTGTTGATGTCACCCTGTTAGCAGTTCCCAGTGATAAAGCATTTTTTCAAGCCTTAGACTGTACCCGCAAAGGTGGAAAAATCCTATTTTTTGCGGAATTTCCCGATGAATTGGCAATACCCATCAACCCCAACATTCTTTACCGTCGGGAAATAGACTTAATGGGTAGTTATAGCTCATCCTACAGGTTACAAAATTTATCAGCAGATATCGTCTTTAATCGCCGTATTGATGTTACAGCCTTAATTAGCGATCGCTATTCCTTGCAAGATTTATCAAAAGCCGTAAATCAGGCGATCGCACCCACCCCAGAAACCTATAAAATCCTCATTTATCCCTAAATTGGGGATTGGTGACTGGGAAAAATCTTTTCTCCCCCTCTTACCATGATTATCCTTACCTTCCTCGCCTTATACGTCGCTTTTAACCTGGGAGCGAACGACGTTGCTAACGCCATGGGAACTTCCGTTGGTTCTAAAGCGGTGAGCTTAAAACAAGCAATCATAATTGCTGGAGTTCTAGAATTTGCAGGTGCAGTATTCTTTGGACATGGGGTAACAGAAACACTAGGGACAAAAATTGCCAACCCTGAACTATTCACTTCCACACCCCAAACTCTCGCATTAGGAATGATCAGCGTCCTTATCTCCTCAGGAGTATGGTTGCAAATAGCCACCTCGCTGGGTTTACCAGTTTCCTCATCTCATGCAGTAGTTGGGGCGATCGCCGGCTTTACCTGGGTAGGATTAGGAATACAAGCCATAGACTGGTCATCTATTGGTGTAATTACAATCGGCTGGATATTAACCCCAATTATCAGTGCCATTATCGCTGCCTTTTTTTACAGCCTCATCCAAACTTGGATCTTATCTCAACCTGATCCCCGCCTACAAATAAAAGAATGGATGCCTTGGTTAAGTGTAATTTTACTGAGTATATTTGGTGTAATAGTTCTGCCATCCTTAACTCAACCACTGACCAAATTTGTAACCGAAAACATTGGTTTCAACATTCCCCCTCACGACATCCCCATCTTTACAGGTGCAATAGCCGCAATAGGCTTGACAGTATATAACTGGAAAACTTTAAAAGACAATCCCATCGAAAAATTATTTGCCCGCTTCCAGTTAATCAGTGCTTGTTTTGTAGCCTTTGCCCACGGTTCAAACGATATCGGTAATGCGATCGCACCCTTAGCAGTAATTTTTTATATTAATCAAAACCATAGCGTCCCCAACGACGGGATCACCATCCCTCTATGGATTATGATTCTTGGAGCTACAGGCATAGTTGCAGGTCTAGCAATACTCGGCAAAAAAGTCATTACTACCATTGGTGAAAATATCATACCATTAGAACCTAGTAGCGGATTCTGTGCCGAAATAGCCACAGCCACCACCATTTTAGTAGCCTCAAAACTAGGTTTACCTGTATCCACATCTCACGCCCTAGTTGGTGGTGTCGTTGGGATTGGCATAGTGCAAAACCTCAAATCAATCAGACTGCAAACACTCCAAGGGATCGCCGCAGCTTGGGTAATTACAGTCCCCATTAGTGCCGTAATCAGCGCAATAATCTTCAGTATCATCCGGATACTGTTAAATGCAAACTGAATTTTATGAAGATTCTTACCTATTTGTTATTATATGAATTTAACACATTATCTTATAACAAATTAAGTAAAATCGCTGTTTTCTCAACAAACTTTCGGTGCTTTACTCCAATCTTAAAACCAAATCCTAGTCAATAAAAAGTAGCTATACCTCGCAATCATGCCTAAACTGTAGAGTTTTGCAGAATTGCTGCCTATTGATTAGAATATTGTCTAAGGGACAATAATATATTTTATAGTTGACAGAACAATACTTTAATTCTCCACCGCAACGGAAACTGTCACACAATTTACACTTCGCACAAATTTGGTTTTTAACAAACTACTAATACACAAAGCTTGGAAACAGTTATCAGTTAACAGTCAATAATGAACAGTCAACAGCGCACAGTTATCAGTCAACAGTCAACAGCCTAAAAACTTACAACTGATAACTAATTTATCTTCAAGGTGTCAGAGGTTAGAAACTAATGGGGCGATTTGAAAAGCGATCAGAAAATCAAAGAAGCAGAGGCGACTTGCCCAGAGCCGCAGAAAATGCCCTCTGGGATGTAGTTGAAGACCTAGAACATTTGCAACAAAATTTTCTTAGGTCTTTACAAGATGATGTCAAGCGACTAGAGGCTGAAAAAACTCGTCTAGCTAGTGATATTCAGCGATTAGTAGAAGAAAAGGACAAATTACAACAAGCTCGTCAAATCACAGAACAGCAAGTTCTAATTCGTCAGTTAGCGGAAGTTTTGGCAAAACACATATCTTCTCAACTGCAATCTTCACTCAAAAACATAGCTAACCAATCAACTAAAGACGAATCCTCTAGTCAAGAGGTACTCAGGTCAGCTGAAGCTACTTCTACCACAGCTAGTCACATTAATGAAAATGTCAACCAGATGTTAAATAATCTGGATGATACGGTAACAGTTACCTTTAGTTCACTCCAGCAAGAACTAAAAAATTATCAAGGTAATCTTTCTCAGCAGTTGTTAAGGATGTACAGTCAGCAGCAGCAAGGGGAAGAAATATTAGCCGAATTTATTCAGCGCTTACAGGAAGAACTGGAGAAAAATAAAGATAAAAATTCTTTGCCAGTTTTGACACCAGGGGCGCCAACAGTATTACAGTCAGAACCATACACTAATGGTTTCTCGGAAACAGCCTCAGAGAGAATTATCCCTGAACCTATTTCTGTATTGAGTCAAGATGCACCAGAAAGTGAAAATTCATTCAAAAAGGCTGTAGTTGTATCACCACCAGCAAAACCATCAGCACCAATTTCTGTTCCTACTCCCGACTCTTCTGTTACTCAAGCACCAGAACCATCTACAGAAAAACCACCAGAACCACTTTCTGTTATTGCTCCTGACTCTGACGTTACTCAAGCACCAGAACCATCCACAGAAAAACCACCAGAACCACTTTCTGTTATTGCTCCTGACTCTGACGTTACTCAAGCACCAGAACCATCCACAGAAAAACCACCAGAACCACTTTCTGTTTCTTCTCCTGACTTGTCGGTTACACAAGCTCCAACACCATCAGAACTGGTTTCTATTTCCACTCCTGACTCTGACGTTACACAAACACCAGAACCATCCACAGAAAAACCACCAGAACCACTTTCTGTTTCCAATTCTGAATCTTCAAGAGGAAAATTAGCGACAAATCTTCCCCAACTAGCTCCAAAACAAGAAGTAACACCACCCAGACAAAGATCCCGTTCTCGTCGCTCTCCAAATTGGTCGCCAGTACAAATAGGTTTTCTATTGGTTGTATTGTCAACGGTAACTTCTTCTCTTTATAACGTAATTATCAAAGCACTTTTTTACCAAGGTTCGGATCTATTAGGAAACTTTGAAACACAACAGTTAATCTCTCCCACCTTGGGAAATATTTTATTTATCTTGATGCTGAGATTATTAGTAGTTGTGCCTTTAATGTTACTGTTAGCGCCTATTCTTCATCCCACAGTTTGGCAAGACCTACAAAATTTATTTAATTCTGTAGGTAAAAATGCTACGAAGAAAACAACTAAAAAAAAGCCTGTTTTGCTGTTGTCAATTGCCAGTGGTAGCTTTTTGTTCTTATCTCAAGTATTGATTTATATTGCCATTGGTCAAGTTACAACTGGTGTGGCGATCGCCTTGTTCTTTATTTATCCCATGATGACTGGACTATTAGCCTGGTTTCTATTTCGTGAGCGACCAAATTTATTCATTTTTAGTGCTATATCTAGTATTTTTTGTGGTCAATTATTAATCTTGTCCAGTTATTCTAATCCTCCTAGTAATATTTCTCTGGGAATTATTTCTGGAATAATGTCCGGAATAGCTTTTGCTGTATACGTAATTTTTACTAGGTTGTCCGCTCCAACACTGCATCCAGTTTCCTTTGCATTAATTAACTTCGCTACCATGTTGCTATTGAGCTTTATTTGCTTATTAGTACTTTTACCAACTGATTGGAGTTTAGCAATTAGAACAACCAATTTACTGGAAGTGATTTTAAGTGCTTTTATGTTAGGTGTTC from Okeanomitos corallinicola TIOX110 includes the following:
- the acsF gene encoding magnesium-protoporphyrin IX monomethyl ester (oxidative) cyclase, producing MVKSLETPPVELLKPGVKAPVQETLLTPRFYTTDFDAVAKMDISAHEEEIRAIVDELKADYNRHHFIRDDEFKQSWDHIQGEKRLAFIDFLERSCTSEFSGFLLFKELSRRLKNSSPLLSEAFDYLARDEARHAGFLNKSMADFNLSLDLSYLTKNRTYTFFPPEWVIYTVYLSEKIGYWRYILVFRHMEQNPEFQFYPLFRKFESWCQDENRHGDFFKALLRSQPQLWNNWKARLWVRFFLLTVFVTHTMTVFERSDFYEILGIHPRKYNTQVVTETNKTASRAFPVTLNTNHPYFFWYLEQCAINNQKLIELKNSNESGITKFFQKIPLIKNIVWYMLKLYLIKPINAEMTRETVR
- a CDS encoding heme oxygenase (biliverdin-producing); translation: MSNNLAVKLRSGTHQAHTDAENVGFMKCFVQGVVDRECFSKFLSNLYFVYSELEAAIEKHKQHPVISIMYFPELNRQASLEKDIEFYNGNLWRNFIKPSPATKNYIARICELSNHEPALLLGHAYTRYMGDLSGGQMLQKVAQSALKLSGYEGTEFYNFAQIPDKQAFKNKYRQALDTLPVDDATADKIVAEANSAFYLNMEIIKELEPILIQALGRATYNDLV
- the hemN gene encoding oxygen-independent coproporphyrinogen III oxidase, with translation MVFLLPGVKFDFDLIQKYDTRAPRYTSYPPATELTEAFTAKDFELAICNSNQRQTPLSLYFHIPFCQSACYFCGCNTVISNNKNIAKPYLQNLAQEIKNTAELIDTSRNVLQIHWGGGTPNYLDLHQVEFLWNKINRYFTIDPQAEVSIEINPRYINKEYIQFLRDIGFNRISFGIQDFNPIVQEAVNRIQPEKMLIDAMGWIKDANFDSVNVDLIYGLPHQNLHTFRETVQKTIDLDPDRIVVFNFAYVPWMKPVQKRIDQNALPGAQEKLDILKMTIEELTNNEYLFIGMDHFAKTNNELAIAQQNGTLKRNFQGYTTHAETELFGFGATSISMLEDAYAQNHKGLKEYYQAVTEGIIPTSKGFKLSQDDIIRRDVIMSIMSHFQLHKSDIESKYHLDFDRYFCQELAELKPLEADGLVHLLADEIQITDIGRLLVRNIAVTFDTHSRMREAKFSRAI
- a CDS encoding GlsB/YeaQ/YmgE family stress response membrane protein, with amino-acid sequence MNIIAWVILGLLAGAIAKAIYPGSQGGGILSTMILGIVGAFIGGTLFTLFRTGTLQFTAATLSIPGVLVAIIGSIIAIYLWTLFQRSSRV
- a CDS encoding site-2 protease family protein → MQNNKNWQIGSLFGIPLFLDPLWFLIVGLATLNFGFAYQQWGNLVAWSAGLIMALLLFTSVLLHELGHSLVAQSQGIKVNSITLFFFGGIAAIEEESKTPGKAFQVAIAGPAVSIILFFLLTLGSNLINENTLLNFMVRDLARINLVVALFNLIPGLPLDGGQVLKAALWKVTGDRFQAVHWAAQSGKILGYSAIALGFVIDFFTQELITGLWIVLLGWFAIRNANSYDNVTTLQETLLKLVAADAMSRDFRVVDAEKSLREFADVYLLETSSHQVYFAASDGRYRGLVKVDDLRTTQRSEWETKTLQTIVHPLDTIPTVTESTSLAEVISKLENEQINQVTVLSPAGAVAGIIDRGDTVKCLAQKLNLRVTESEIKRIKEEGSFSPSLQLGVIAKSINEF
- the psaK gene encoding photosystem I reaction center subunit PsaK; protein product: MLSSILLAAAASVPATPEWSPTVGIIISASSFVVLLLSLASKAPKVGPQMPILPVSVAGFIGAMAFGHVIGIGIVLGLTNIGRL
- a CDS encoding phosphoribosylanthranilate isomerase; this translates as MRVKICGIIQPQQSLAIAALGATALGFICVPTSPRYVTIEQIQAAIAPLSDKIDKIGVFANSDITEISHIVTTSGLTAIQLHGDESPEFCTQLRQALPQVEIIKALRVRSLEHLQTTNNYIDVVDTLLLDAYHPQQLGGTGKTLDWQMLQEFKPRLPWFLAGGLTPDNIIDALSKLHPNGIDLSSGVENSPGDKNLDKVALLFQRLNTF
- a CDS encoding DUF4351 domain-containing protein, which encodes MLPKYSLDIEVIENLGEEIFDLETIEDLVNWLKCV
- a CDS encoding zinc-dependent dehydrogenase; the encoded protein is MKAQVFRGVNQLSYEEIPVPELAADEVLVQVQVVGLCQSDIKKIRYPLYEPPRIFGHETAGTIAAVGANVKGWKVGQRIAVMHHIPCMRCAYCLNDNFSMCDVYKNISTTAGFNASGGGFAEYVKVPGHIVQNGGLIPIPDDISFEEASFVEPTNCCLKAVKKAQIAPGQTVLVTGAGPIGLMFIMLVKYFGAKAIATDLLPSRIEKALDVGAEAAFDARDPDLPAKIQALTGGLGVDVTLLAVPSDKAFFQALDCTRKGGKILFFAEFPDELAIPINPNILYRREIDLMGSYSSSYRLQNLSADIVFNRRIDVTALISDRYSLQDLSKAVNQAIAPTPETYKILIYP
- a CDS encoding inorganic phosphate transporter — protein: MIILTFLALYVAFNLGANDVANAMGTSVGSKAVSLKQAIIIAGVLEFAGAVFFGHGVTETLGTKIANPELFTSTPQTLALGMISVLISSGVWLQIATSLGLPVSSSHAVVGAIAGFTWVGLGIQAIDWSSIGVITIGWILTPIISAIIAAFFYSLIQTWILSQPDPRLQIKEWMPWLSVILLSIFGVIVLPSLTQPLTKFVTENIGFNIPPHDIPIFTGAIAAIGLTVYNWKTLKDNPIEKLFARFQLISACFVAFAHGSNDIGNAIAPLAVIFYINQNHSVPNDGITIPLWIMILGATGIVAGLAILGKKVITTIGENIIPLEPSSGFCAEIATATTILVASKLGLPVSTSHALVGGVVGIGIVQNLKSIRLQTLQGIAAAWVITVPISAVISAIIFSIIRILLNAN